A genomic window from Pseudocitrobacter corydidari includes:
- the yhcN gene encoding peroxide/acid stress response protein YhcN, translating into MKNAMIIASLGLASVLSFGASAAEQISAEQAQSLQSMGTVSVSQVGSSPMDMNSALSAKAAKEGASGYRIIEARSGNTWHATAELYK; encoded by the coding sequence ATGAAAAACGCAATGATCATCGCTTCTTTGGGTCTGGCTTCTGTTCTCTCTTTTGGTGCCAGCGCCGCTGAGCAAATTAGTGCAGAACAAGCACAGAGCCTGCAATCTATGGGCACCGTTTCCGTATCTCAGGTCGGCAGCTCGCCGATGGATATGAATAGCGCATTATCAGCAAAAGCAGCAAAAGAAGGCGCAAGCGGCTACCGCATTATTGAAGCGCGTTCCGGTAATACCTGGCACGCGACCGCAGAACTGTACAAATAA